From a region of the Salvelinus fontinalis isolate EN_2023a chromosome 13, ASM2944872v1, whole genome shotgun sequence genome:
- the LOC129867966 gene encoding RING finger protein 145-like, translating to MALKDKLEAVLNVGLRVPSIMLLEVLYRWDVSSFFQKIQRSSLNNNPLFQYKYLALYLHYVGYILSLVLLTLPRQHLVKLYLYVLTALLLFAGHQVSRDYVRSELDSGYEGPLYLEPLSMNRFNTALLAQLVVCTLCSCVMQTKRIWLFSAHLLPLVARLCLVPLETIVFINRFAMIFTGLEVIYFLASNLLVPYNLAKTAYRELVQVVEVYGLLALGMSLWNQLVLPVLFMCFWLVLFALQIYSYFSSRDQPTSRERLLFLFLTSIAECCSTPYSLLGLVFTVSFVALGVLTLCKFYLQGYRAFMNDNTMHRGMTEGITLLILAVQTGLIELQVIHRAFLLSIILFIVVASILQSMLEIADPIVLALGASRDKSLWKHFRAVSLCLFLLVFPTYMAYMICQFFLMDFWLLIIISSSILTSLQVLGTLLIYILFMVEEVRKEPVQNMDDVIYYVNGTYRLLEFLVALVVVAYGVSETVFGEWTVMGSTIIFIHSYYNVWLRAQLGWQSFLLRRDAVNKIKSLPTASDLQLEKYNDICAICYQDMKFAVITPCSHFFHAGCLKKWLYVQETCPLCHKQLKSQSQPANATAAPAQDILPANPNPAEAGQGEPVAVAAEGDKTVTQNGVPVDGSQASPSSTSALPSSSSLGLAEESAPGPQQADTVDSVYLEDQVAGLSQGSGESCLRHRQSQQSASSPAATSSTACGAEL from the exons GTTACATCCTCAGCCTGGTGCTCCTGACTCTGCCTCGTCAACACCTGGTGAAGCTCTACCTGTACGTGCTCACTGCCCTGCTGCTCTTCGCTGGACACCAGGTGTCCAG GGATTATGTCCGCAGTGAGCTGGACTCTGGGTACGAGGGACCGCTCTACCTGGAGCCACTATCCATGAACCGGTTCAACACCGCCCTCCTAG ctCAGCTGGTGGTGTGCACCCTGTGCTCCTGCGTCATGCAGACCAAAAGGATCTGGCTGTTCTCTGCTCACCTGCTCCCCCTGGTGGCCCGTCTCTGTCTGGTCCCCCTGGAGACCATCGTGTTCATCAACCGCTTCGCCATGATCTTCACGGGCCTGGAGGTCATCTACTTCCTGGCCTCCAACCTGCTGGTGCCCTACAACCTGGCCAAGACCGCCTACAGGGAGCTGGTGCAG GTGGTGGAGGTGTACGGGCTGCTGGCTCTGGGGATGTCCCTGTGGAACCAGCTGGTTCTGCCCGTCCTCTTCATGTGCTTCTGGCTGGTTCTGTTCGCCCTGCAGATCTACAGCTACTTCAGTAGCCGGGACCAGCCCACCTCCAGAGAGAGGCTGCTCTTCCTGTTCCTCACCAG TATTGCAGAGTGTTGCAGCACGCCCTACTCCCTGCTGGGCCTGGTCTTCACTGTTTCTTTCGTGGCGTTGGGCGTCCTCACACTCTGCAAGTTCTACCTGCAGGGCTACCGGGCCTTCATGAATGACAACACCATGCACCG GGGGATGACAGAGGGCATCACGTTACTGATCCTGGCTGTACAGACTGGTCTGATCGAACTGCAGGTCATCCACCGAGCCTTCCTCCTGAGTATCATCCTCTTCATCGTGGTGGCCTCCATCCTACAGTCCATGCTGGAGATAGCTGACCCCATTGTACTGGCTCTAGGGGCCTCCCGGGACAA GAGCCTGTGGAAGCACTTCCGGGCCGTGAGCCTGTGCTTGTTCCTGCTGGTCTTCCCAACATATATGGCCTACATGATCTGCCAGTTCTTCCTCATGGACTTCTGGCTCCTCATCATCATCTCCTCCAGCATCCTCACCTcactgcag GTGCTGGGCACCCTGCTTATCTACATCCTGTTCATGGTGGAGGAGGTCCGTAAGGAGCCCGTACAGAACATGGACGATGTCATCTACTACGTGAACGGGACCTACCGGCTGCTGGAGTTCCTGGTGGCGCTCGTGGTGGTGGCTTACGGCGTGTCAGAGACGGTGTTCGGGGAGTGGACGGTGATGGGCTCCACCATCATCTTCATTCACTCCTACTACAACGTGTGGCTGCGGGCCCAGCTGGGCTGGCAGAGCTTCCTGCTGCGCAGAGACGCCGTCAACAAGATCAAGAGCCTGCCCACCGCCTCTGACCTGCAGCTGGAGAAGTATAACGACATCTGCGCCATCTgctatcag GACATGAAGTTTGCTGTCATCACCCCTTGCAGCCACTTCTTCCACGCTGGCTGTCTCAAGAAGTGGCTTTATGTACAGGAGACCTGCCCCCTCTGTCACAAACAGCTGAAGAGCCAATCACAGCCTGCCAATGCCACCGCTGCACCCGCCCAGGACATTCTACCAGCCAATCCCAACCCAGCAGAGGCTGGGCAAGGAGAGCCAGTGGCGGTTGCGGCTGAGGGGGACAAAACCGTTACTCAGAACGGTGTTCCTGTTGACGGGAGCCAAGCCAGCCCCTCTTCCACCTCTGCCTTGCCCTCAAGCTCTAGTTTAGGGTTAGCAGAGGAGAGTGCCCCGGGCCCCCAGCAGGCTGACACAGTGGACAGTGTGTATTTGGAGGACCAGGTGGCTGGTCTGTCACAGGGCTCGGGGGAGTCATGTCTCCGGCATCGCCAGTCCCAGCAGTCTGCCTCTTCACCTGCAGCAACATCATCCACAGCATGTGGAGCTGAACTGTAG